In Lactiplantibacillus pentosus, a single genomic region encodes these proteins:
- a CDS encoding BRCT domain-containing protein, whose translation MLDLRDCEIAFTGRLTTMTRDQAFSLAKVFGAKPQNWVTKQTDYLVVGLIETTLGEEPITKKLLTGTPTISERDFLDWCQARLAQWSRSLGG comes from the coding sequence ATGCTTGATTTAAGAGATTGTGAGATTGCTTTTACCGGACGTCTAACTACCATGACTCGGGATCAAGCTTTTAGTTTGGCGAAAGTCTTTGGGGCGAAACCACAAAATTGGGTTACGAAACAGACAGATTATTTAGTGGTTGGGTTAATTGAGACGACTTTAGGTGAGGAGCCCATCACAAAAAAGTTATTGACGGGAACACCAACGATTTCAGAACGGGATTTTTTGGACTGGTGTCAGGCACGATTGGCGCAATGGTCTAGGAGTTTAGGCGGTTAA
- a CDS encoding recombinase family protein, giving the protein MKIGYARVSSENQNLTRQIEALKKSGVEKIFQEKVSGKSVQNRPELQKMLEFIREKDIVTVLDLDRLGRNAQDITDTINLIQQKEATLDVLSLPSFTDIQDVNLRGLLTNLVFEIYKYTAEEERNKIHASQNQGIQLAKERGEYKGRRRQYSPHGSKRYLYKRVVQMLRDGTNIAQIARSTGVQRRQIYRIKEYALKVGDLGTPKREVNS; this is encoded by the coding sequence ATGAAAATTGGTTATGCTAGGGTGTCGTCTGAAAATCAGAATTTAACTCGGCAGATTGAAGCTCTAAAAAAGTCTGGTGTAGAGAAAATATTTCAGGAAAAAGTTTCCGGAAAATCAGTTCAAAATCGCCCTGAATTGCAAAAAATGTTAGAGTTCATTCGTGAAAAAGATATTGTCACTGTTTTGGATTTAGATCGACTTGGTAGAAATGCTCAGGACATTACTGACACCATTAACTTGATTCAACAAAAGGAAGCCACACTAGATGTTTTAAGTTTACCGAGTTTCACTGATATACAAGATGTTAACTTACGTGGTTTATTAACCAATTTGGTTTTTGAAATATACAAATATACAGCTGAAGAAGAGCGCAACAAAATTCATGCTAGTCAGAATCAGGGAATCCAATTAGCTAAGGAGCGCGGGGAGTATAAAGGAAGAAGGCGGCAATATAGTCCACATGGATCAAAACGCTACCTATATAAAAGGGTAGTTCAAATGCTCAGGGATGGAACGAATATTGCACAAATTGCAAGGAGTACTGGCGTACAACGACGACAGATTTATCGTATTAAAGAATATGCTTTAAAAGTTGGAGACTTAGGCACTCCCAAAAGGGAAGTGAATAGTTAG
- a CDS encoding IS3 family transposase: protein MRDNFLTGRVQYWYNQHHQSIGSTKILSNLRKDPAVTEQVTLKQVKRIMSKLGIRCQVHQKKHSRIKQQEQYLQDNVLNQRFGVNQPNQVWLADSTELTYGVNGQYKVRLSGALDLYGRHLIAHKLSETETSKAKVQVFQRAFNFAGDVHPVVHTDRGSACTSGTFNNFLAQHEVTRSMSRPGTPYDNAPMERWWNEFKLRWIDRHAKPVTYKELVALVEEGINYFNQLDRSPARNDLTPAEHWNEAV, encoded by the coding sequence ATTCGAGATAACTTCTTAACTGGACGGGTTCAATATTGGTATAACCAGCATCATCAAAGTATTGGTAGTACCAAAATATTATCTAATCTCAGAAAAGACCCGGCCGTCACCGAACAGGTGACGTTAAAGCAAGTTAAGAGGATTATGAGCAAGCTAGGCATTCGTTGCCAGGTTCATCAGAAAAAGCATTCACGAATCAAACAACAGGAGCAATACTTACAAGATAATGTTTTAAATCAGCGTTTTGGCGTTAACCAACCAAACCAGGTTTGGTTAGCTGATTCAACGGAATTGACCTATGGTGTTAACGGTCAGTATAAAGTGCGTTTGAGTGGCGCGCTGGATCTTTACGGTCGCCATCTAATTGCCCATAAATTAAGTGAAACTGAAACTTCGAAGGCAAAAGTTCAGGTTTTTCAACGGGCCTTTAATTTTGCGGGTGACGTCCACCCTGTAGTGCATACTGACCGAGGTTCGGCATGCACATCAGGAACATTCAATAACTTTTTGGCGCAACATGAAGTCACCCGTAGTATGTCACGACCAGGGACGCCGTATGATAACGCACCAATGGAACGTTGGTGGAACGAGTTCAAATTGCGCTGGATTGATCGACACGCTAAACCAGTTACCTATAAAGAATTAGTGGCCTTGGTCGAAGAAGGCATCAACTATTTTAATCAACTAGATCGTTCACCAGCAAGAAACGACCTCACCCCAGCGGAACACTGGAATGAGGCCGTTTAA
- the nrdE gene encoding class 1b ribonucleoside-diphosphate reductase subunit alpha translates to MENTYFYLNNLVNIPSNGEIPLHYDQEALKAYFEETVKPKTKQFDSLNAKLNYLVDEDYIDPSILEQYSHKFVQSLFDQMRDHHFRFRSFLGAYKFYTQYTMKTNDGQQFLEDFVDRVVFNALYLANGDEQLANDIADELISQRYQPATPTFLNAGKKRRGEMVSCFLIDVADSMLSIGRGVNSALQLSRIGGGVGVNLSNLRASGDPIKQISNASSGVVPVMKLLEDSFSYSNQLGQRNGAGVVYLNVFHPDILHFLDTKKENADEKIRVKTLSLGLIVPDKYYELLKTNEPMYLFSPYDVEREYRTPFAYIDITKEYNNMAANPNIKKSVFNARKLEQKISQLQQESGYPYILNIDTANQTNPVDGKIIMSNLCSEILQPQEPSKLDDDLSYKTIGTDISCNLGSTNIMNMIDSPDFGHSVEVAVRALTLVTDTTDVKEVPTVKHGNELYHTIGLGAMGLHTALARHQIEYGSPEALEFTDAYFLALNYYSLVTSNRIARERHETFAKFDQSKYADGSYFDQYLNADFKFKSTKVAKIFKNIKLPSVTDWKALKQAVITGGLYHRNRLAVAPNGSISYVNETSASLHPITQLVEQRQENKVGSIFYPAPYLSNETLPYYTPAYDIDQRKIIDTYAVAQKHIDQGMSLTLFMRSVLKPDLYEWKDNNNLKMTTRDLNRLRNYAWTKGIKSLYYIRTFTEDDEIKTANECESCMI, encoded by the coding sequence ATGGAAAATACCTATTTTTACTTAAATAACCTCGTAAATATCCCAAGCAACGGAGAAATTCCGCTACATTATGATCAAGAAGCCCTAAAGGCTTATTTCGAAGAGACAGTTAAACCGAAGACCAAGCAATTTGATTCGTTAAATGCCAAGTTAAATTACTTGGTTGACGAAGATTATATCGATCCAAGTATCCTGGAACAATACTCTCACAAGTTTGTGCAGTCCTTGTTCGACCAAATGAGAGACCATCACTTTCGTTTTCGCAGCTTTCTCGGTGCCTACAAGTTCTACACACAATATACCATGAAAACTAATGATGGCCAGCAATTTTTGGAAGACTTTGTCGATCGCGTCGTCTTCAATGCCCTCTATCTCGCTAATGGTGATGAACAACTTGCCAATGACATTGCCGATGAATTGATTTCACAACGTTATCAGCCTGCCACCCCCACGTTTCTCAACGCGGGTAAAAAACGGCGCGGTGAAATGGTATCATGTTTTTTAATCGATGTGGCCGACTCCATGCTCTCAATTGGACGCGGCGTTAATTCTGCCCTTCAACTATCTCGAATCGGTGGGGGCGTCGGCGTTAACCTGTCAAACTTGCGCGCCTCAGGTGATCCTATTAAGCAGATTTCCAACGCCTCGTCTGGCGTTGTACCAGTGATGAAGTTACTTGAAGACTCATTTAGCTACAGTAACCAACTCGGGCAACGGAACGGCGCCGGAGTGGTTTATCTCAACGTCTTCCATCCTGACATCTTACATTTTCTGGATACCAAAAAGGAAAATGCGGACGAAAAAATTCGGGTGAAGACCTTGTCCCTCGGTTTGATTGTTCCTGATAAGTATTATGAATTACTCAAGACTAACGAACCAATGTATCTTTTTAGTCCCTATGATGTCGAACGTGAATATCGTACGCCATTTGCTTACATCGATATCACCAAAGAATATAACAACATGGCCGCTAACCCCAATATTAAGAAGTCAGTTTTTAACGCGCGGAAACTAGAACAAAAGATTTCTCAACTCCAACAAGAATCTGGTTATCCTTACATCTTGAACATTGATACGGCCAACCAAACTAACCCTGTCGATGGCAAAATTATTATGAGTAACCTTTGTAGTGAGATCTTACAGCCTCAAGAACCGTCAAAACTTGATGATGACCTATCGTACAAGACAATTGGCACCGATATTTCATGTAATCTCGGATCAACTAATATCATGAATATGATTGACTCGCCGGACTTCGGTCACTCAGTTGAGGTTGCTGTTCGTGCGCTCACCCTCGTAACTGACACAACCGACGTTAAGGAAGTACCAACTGTTAAACATGGTAACGAACTTTACCACACGATTGGATTAGGGGCTATGGGTCTGCATACTGCCCTTGCACGCCACCAAATTGAGTATGGCTCACCAGAGGCCCTTGAATTTACTGATGCCTACTTCCTAGCTTTAAACTACTATTCACTCGTTACGAGCAATCGAATTGCCCGTGAACGCCACGAAACCTTCGCTAAATTTGACCAATCAAAGTACGCTGATGGCAGTTACTTCGATCAATACTTGAACGCAGACTTTAAATTTAAGAGTACCAAAGTTGCAAAAATCTTCAAAAATATTAAATTACCATCTGTTACAGATTGGAAGGCACTCAAGCAAGCTGTGATTACTGGCGGCCTTTATCATCGTAATAGACTCGCTGTGGCACCGAACGGGTCAATTTCGTACGTCAATGAAACAAGTGCATCACTTCATCCAATCACACAATTAGTAGAACAACGTCAGGAAAATAAGGTAGGCTCAATCTTCTATCCAGCACCTTACCTGTCTAACGAAACTTTGCCTTACTACACACCCGCATATGATATTGATCAACGAAAAATTATTGACACCTATGCCGTAGCTCAAAAGCACATTGATCAAGGCATGAGTCTGACACTATTTATGCGTTCAGTTTTGAAACCTGACCTTTACGAGTGGAAGGACAATAACAATTTAAAGATGACAACCCGAGACCTTAACCGGTTACGGAATTACGCCTGGACAAAAGGCATTAAGTCACTTTATTACATTCGAACGTTTACAGAAGACGATGAAATTAAAACGGCAAATGAATGTGAATCATGCATGATCTAG
- a CDS encoding ParA family protein, with the protein MIISCANEKGGTGKTSTTALISWELSNMGYKVLMVDCDPQANLTDLMIKTKSHENSSITIDPSLFALLINGKDLNDGIINIKNDLDLIPAAADMNLFSRWVDKQDIDEKAKVSYLKNSLSNISSKFDFVFLDVSPTMSLTNDNVFMCCDWIIVMLQTQQRALLGAKSFLSYLQTNLIDEFGAKVDVAGILPVLTKGQSIIDNAVLKQAVEEFGEDNIFENVITAMERVKRYDLTGITESSRSVWDKATHSAYTAVATELISRLEAE; encoded by the coding sequence ATGATAATTAGTTGCGCCAATGAAAAGGGTGGTACTGGTAAAACATCTACTACAGCCTTAATCAGTTGGGAATTATCAAATATGGGATATAAAGTGCTTATGGTAGATTGTGACCCTCAAGCAAACCTAACTGATTTAATGATAAAAACAAAAAGTCACGAAAATTCCAGCATCACAATTGACCCATCTCTTTTCGCATTACTAATTAACGGAAAAGACTTAAATGACGGCATCATTAACATTAAGAACGATCTTGACTTAATACCAGCTGCTGCTGATATGAACTTATTCAGTCGGTGGGTTGATAAACAAGACATTGATGAAAAAGCTAAAGTCAGCTATCTTAAAAACTCTTTGTCAAATATATCTAGCAAATTCGACTTCGTGTTTCTTGATGTAAGCCCTACAATGAGTTTAACAAACGATAACGTTTTTATGTGCTGCGATTGGATCATTGTTATGCTACAAACTCAGCAAAGAGCATTGCTGGGAGCAAAAAGTTTCTTAAGCTATTTACAAACAAATTTAATTGACGAATTTGGAGCAAAAGTAGATGTAGCGGGTATTCTTCCAGTTCTTACAAAAGGGCAATCAATTATTGACAATGCCGTTCTTAAACAGGCCGTAGAAGAATTTGGGGAAGACAACATATTTGAAAATGTCATTACTGCTATGGAAAGAGTAAAGAGATACGACCTTACTGGAATCACTGAAAGCAGTCGTTCTGTTTGGGATAAAGCTACTCACAGCGCATATACGGCTGTTGCTACTGAATTAATATCTAGATTGGAGGCAGAATAA
- a CDS encoding YitT family protein yields the protein MFFKDWTKYNSFELVMITLGCSIYAFSLDLVSIPSGLADGGLSGITLIIRHFFHINLGISTLFLNIPLILIGLRYLGKRMMAYTIYGTICLSLFLIIWSQQALIQPLPLRNDLLLSSLVAGVLSGLGIGLVFRYNGTTGGSDIIARVGQRSFGFSSGKGILIIDYVVLGLSLSYLDLYHIAYSLIVSFVLSKVIDMVQEGPNRAKVLFIVSDKSQKISQLIDVSLNRGLTYLQAEGGYQHDQKQVIYLVVQPREIPQLKQLIKAIDERAFVTVLDAHEVIGEGFSYQRKRYHVNWQHSKE from the coding sequence ATGTTTTTTAAAGATTGGACAAAATACAATAGTTTCGAATTAGTTATGATTACGTTGGGATGTAGCATTTATGCGTTCAGTCTAGATTTAGTCTCTATTCCAAGCGGCTTGGCAGACGGCGGTCTGAGCGGAATAACTCTGATTATTCGTCATTTCTTTCATATTAACTTGGGAATTAGTACTTTATTTCTGAATATTCCATTGATACTAATTGGGTTGCGCTACTTAGGCAAGCGCATGATGGCTTACACTATTTATGGCACCATTTGTTTATCACTATTTCTAATAATATGGTCACAGCAGGCTCTGATTCAACCACTACCATTGAGAAATGATTTATTATTGTCATCACTGGTTGCAGGGGTATTATCAGGGTTGGGAATTGGTCTGGTTTTTCGTTATAACGGAACTACTGGTGGTAGTGATATTATTGCTCGGGTTGGCCAGAGAAGTTTTGGATTTTCTTCGGGAAAAGGAATTTTGATTATTGACTACGTAGTATTAGGGCTATCACTATCATACTTAGATCTGTATCACATCGCGTACTCGCTAATTGTTAGTTTCGTATTATCTAAAGTAATTGATATGGTCCAAGAAGGGCCCAATCGTGCTAAGGTATTATTCATTGTGTCAGATAAAAGCCAAAAAATTTCCCAATTAATTGATGTTTCTTTAAATAGAGGATTGACATATTTGCAAGCTGAAGGTGGTTATCAGCATGATCAAAAGCAAGTGATTTATTTGGTGGTTCAACCGCGGGAAATTCCACAATTGAAGCAATTAATTAAAGCGATTGATGAACGGGCATTTGTGACGGTACTGGATGCCCATGAAGTGATTGGAGAGGGCTTTAGTTATCAACGCAAAAGATACCATGTTAATTGGCAGCACAGTAAAGAATAA
- a CDS encoding DUF5388 domain-containing protein, whose translation MGGLLKHDNDNQVKSPDKKVNVNVSSISRKQAGFGEDSAEKIPTFDVNMRVDNHTRNAVLALSKATADKRSASEMVSLMIESYLESLTPQTRDTYDELVSMMETKDKLDYKLKSK comes from the coding sequence ATGGGAGGACTTTTGAAACACGATAATGATAATCAGGTAAAAAGTCCTGATAAGAAGGTAAACGTAAATGTATCATCAATTTCTAGAAAGCAAGCAGGTTTTGGCGAAGATAGTGCGGAAAAAATTCCTACCTTCGATGTAAACATGCGAGTTGATAATCATACCAGAAACGCCGTTTTGGCTTTGTCTAAAGCAACAGCTGATAAGCGTTCAGCTAGTGAAATGGTTTCTTTGATGATTGAAAGTTATCTTGAATCACTAACTCCCCAAACACGTGATACTTACGATGAATTGGTATCGATGATGGAAACAAAGGATAAGCTTGACTATAAACTAAAAAGTAAATAA
- a CDS encoding ribonucleotide-diphosphate reductase subunit beta, whose product MDYLYYKAINWDDIKDNFDKYMWERLTTNFWLDIRIPITNDQTAWQQLSDTQQQAITRMLAGTSMLAVYQSEVGTPAIRHDRRTQQEESVLNTITFMKSVHAKSCTTIFRALIPGNGGESFTWADDNANLQAEIDQLAQMSTSDMALQKKALFILTETGLSFGKYWTILQTQALVNTYQMLANILRGSALFSAYIGYKFRLRFEELTVSDQTELQYWINTQFDQLMQTEKDFLEANLDDATEAINLASYGANHALMSLGFNAVYEVQPSSLVAQLKELMIDQNQFLQQVTAANNESDTEKMTDDDYDF is encoded by the coding sequence ATGGACTACTTATACTACAAAGCAATTAACTGGGATGATATTAAAGATAATTTCGATAAATACATGTGGGAACGACTCACCACTAACTTTTGGTTGGACATTCGGATTCCCATCACGAATGATCAAACGGCTTGGCAACAGCTATCAGATACTCAACAACAGGCCATTACTCGTATGTTGGCAGGTACATCAATGTTAGCCGTCTACCAATCAGAAGTTGGTACCCCTGCTATTCGCCACGATCGGCGAACTCAACAAGAAGAATCCGTATTAAACACCATTACCTTTATGAAATCAGTCCATGCCAAAAGCTGTACGACCATTTTCCGGGCTCTGATTCCGGGTAACGGCGGTGAAAGTTTTACTTGGGCAGATGATAATGCCAATCTGCAAGCTGAAATTGACCAACTAGCCCAAATGAGCACTAGCGATATGGCCTTACAGAAAAAAGCCCTTTTTATTCTGACTGAAACTGGGCTCTCGTTTGGTAAATACTGGACAATACTTCAAACACAGGCTCTCGTTAATACTTACCAAATGTTGGCTAATATTCTCCGCGGTAGCGCTCTTTTTAGTGCTTATATTGGTTACAAATTTCGCCTCAGATTTGAAGAACTCACTGTAAGTGATCAAACCGAACTGCAGTATTGGATTAATACACAGTTTGATCAACTCATGCAAACTGAAAAAGACTTCTTAGAAGCTAACCTTGACGATGCCACCGAAGCCATCAATCTGGCCTCCTATGGTGCCAATCATGCATTAATGTCACTTGGCTTTAACGCTGTCTACGAAGTTCAACCGTCTTCACTAGTGGCGCAACTCAAAGAACTGATGATTGATCAAAATCAATTTTTGCAACAGGTAACGGCTGCAAACAATGAATCGGACACTGAAAAAATGACCGATGACGACTACGACTTTTAA
- the nrdF gene encoding class 1b ribonucleoside-diphosphate reductase subunit beta, producing MSYKTINWDIIEDELDEYVWDKATAQYWLDTRVPVSNDLRDWRTLSGTEKSVINRVVGGLALLDTLQSEEGVDVMRPDVRTRKEAAVLNDFLMMESIHAKSYGTILTSLNDQATVDEVFKWMNNNPRMQYKAKRINDIYQTGNNLEKKVASVFLEGILYYTNFFTPLWYRGNNKLANLSEVIKLVIRDESVHGTYLGYKFQLGYNELSATEQKTFKKWMDELLDDLLENEFAFTEEVYAPIGLAEDVKQFVHYNANKALQNMGFESRFPNAEIKDINPIVMNGISTETANHDFFSQVGAGYLMGNAEAMSSGDYDF from the coding sequence ATGAGCTATAAAACAATTAATTGGGACATCATCGAAGACGAACTTGACGAATATGTATGGGATAAAGCAACGGCACAATACTGGCTGGATACGCGAGTACCTGTTTCTAATGATTTACGGGACTGGCGGACACTCTCTGGCACCGAAAAATCGGTTATCAATCGGGTGGTGGGTGGATTAGCCTTGCTGGACACACTCCAATCTGAAGAAGGAGTCGACGTGATGCGGCCCGACGTTCGGACACGAAAAGAAGCAGCAGTCCTCAATGACTTTTTGATGATGGAGTCAATTCATGCCAAAAGCTACGGCACTATTTTGACATCTTTGAACGATCAAGCCACTGTTGACGAAGTATTCAAATGGATGAACAATAATCCCAGAATGCAATACAAAGCCAAACGGATCAATGATATTTATCAAACGGGAAACAACCTTGAAAAGAAAGTTGCAAGCGTCTTTCTTGAAGGAATTTTGTACTACACCAACTTTTTTACCCCACTTTGGTACCGTGGTAACAATAAGCTGGCAAATCTTTCTGAAGTTATCAAACTGGTGATCCGCGATGAATCTGTTCATGGTACCTACCTCGGTTACAAATTTCAATTGGGATATAACGAGCTATCGGCGACTGAACAAAAAACATTCAAAAAGTGGATGGATGAGTTGCTCGACGATCTCCTTGAGAACGAGTTTGCGTTCACCGAAGAAGTTTACGCGCCGATTGGGTTAGCGGAAGACGTTAAACAATTCGTTCACTACAACGCCAACAAGGCGCTCCAAAATATGGGCTTTGAATCCCGCTTCCCCAATGCTGAGATTAAAGATATCAACCCAATCGTAATGAACGGAATTTCAACCGAAACGGCCAATCATGATTTCTTTTCACAAGTTGGTGCTGGCTATCTAATGGGTAATGCTGAAGCTATGAGTAGCGGCGACTATGACTTCTAA